The Bacteroidales bacterium DNA segment TTGAAACATCAAAACAATATTTCATCAATAGGTTAAACTTACGCTTAGATAAATCAGTGACAACAACAGCAGGCTTTTTCAGCTTTATTTTGCAGTCGAAGATAACCTGATCTTCATTGCAGTTGTCAAAAGGAATTGTTTTAATCCGGATGATCACCTCCTCCTGATCACCAGTGCCGATTACATAATAAGGGATATAAGTATTCACCATCACTATTTTGCCGGTGCCTTTGATAATTTGTCTTGTAAACGACTTACAAAAAGATGGATTAAAAGCGCTAATTGATACCTTATCTGTAATTATGACCTCGCCGGCGTCAATAGTTGACTGTTTAAGTGCCGGGCATTGACTGTAATACCACGTAAAATAAGGCACTTCTTTTAAGTCTGAAATAGCGTTGCCAATTTGACTTTGATAGAAATAATAAATAGTTAACGCCCCTGCGGTTGCCTGTTTTACCTGTCGCTCGTCCTGCATATTAGGTTTGCCGGTATATTGATAAATAGCAAGGGGGTTGAGTTCAAACATATCTCCATCTCGCCAAAGCCCTGCTTTGACGACAACACCAATTGGATTCCCGTTTGGGTGTTCCGGTTGATTGCTGTTAAGAGCAGAAATCACCATGCCGTTGTCCTTGTGAATTTCTGAAACCTCTTGTTTTCCTGTCATGTATTTTGTTTTCCCTTGCTCATAATAGGTAAACACCCAGTCACCGGTTTGTAAACCCTGTGTTTGTCTCAAAATTAGCCCGGTTACGTGCTCTACGCCTTGTGGACGCATTGGAAGCTCCTGCGCTGTTAGCGCACAGGAGAAGAGTGCAATAAATGCAAATAAAATTAGCAATTTAAACTGTTTCATTGTCGTTTTCTGTTTTTGTTAATACTTCTATCTTCTTATTCAGTTTCTTGTTGTTGCATGTAAGCGTTGCGACTTTTTTGCGCAACTCGTCAACTTCTGCACGCAGCAGCCGGTTGTCGGCACTCACGCGGTCGATGTCGTTCTGCACGTCCATCAGCTTTTTGGCGTAGTTCTCTGCCAGCTCCTGCCAGATTTTAACCGCACGCTCTACGTTCTCAATCTCGATAGTGCGCGTTTGTGCCATGCTTTTCCGCCTCCCGGCAATCCATCCTGCCAGTCCGGTTATAGCGCTAAACACTGCTGTTATTATCATTTCCTTCATCCGTTTCAGCACATTTTTTTGTTGTTAATAAACCCCCGCCCACCGGGGCGGGGATTTTGTCTCCACAGCCCTTGTGGCTGTGGGTCTTCTTATTCTCGGGCTACTCGCACGCTTTCAACTGCGCTTTCACCCTTTCAGTTATGGGTTTTTACGTTTATGCTGTTTGCACAATGGGGATCACCCCTTTGGCATCAGCCCATCGGGCACGGCCACCGGCACGCACCAGGGCGCTGTAGATGTCGCCGTAGTAGGTGGGGTCGTTCACGTTTTCAAACATCTTTATCTCACCAATGGCCGATTCTACCATGTCTTTTTGCCAGCATATTGCGGCATAGCCATGCGTGTTGGCCTCGGCAGTTGCGGGAGCTACTACCGTGGGGGTAGCTTTGGTCATCAGTGCCACGCTGCTGCGCTCCATTATGTTGAAACCATAAAGGCGTGTCAGCACACCGTCGGGCAGGTTGGCGCTCTTGAGCAGCTCCAGGTTAGCCACAGTGCTGCCGGCCATCTCGGCCATCAGCTCGTCATACATTATCGACGGCAACAAGCAGAAGCGGTTCTCTTTAGGCACGTTCAGTTTGTTCATCATCAGCCGGGCTGCGGCCAGATCGGCGGATGAGAATTTCTTCAACGCCTGACTGTTGGGCCCGTTGCCGGTGCCGGCAACGCCACTGGTGCTTATAAACTTACCACCCCCCCACGCTACTGCTGTGTTGGCAGAGGCGTTAACGTTTTTACTCAGCCAGTCGAATATCGTCCAGTCGCTGATAGCCTCGCGCAGTGAACGCACGTGGGCGCCCAGTACGCTTTCGATTTTATCGTAACTCAACTCCACCTTTTCCACGTCGGTAATATTTATCGGTGCGGTGGTGAACTCATCCAGCAGATAGATCACGTCAATGTCGGTGCGGGTAACTACCGTTGCTGGAAGTACTGAGCGGTTTTTGGTTACCACCGGATCCGTGCCGGCGTTGGGCATGTGTACTATTTTGCCGTTCACAATGTTGTCTTCGTCCACGCGATAGGCGTGTGCAAGGAACTCGCTGCTGCTGGCCAGTTGGTCGAGGATGTATTTCCTCCAGATTTCTTGATTCAGTCCCATTTCTTTAAAGTTTTATTTCGTTTCCATACTCGTTTTTGTACAGCGCCTTAAAGCGCTCCGGGTCGTTAGCTTTCATAGCAACAAGCTCTTTTGGCGCCTTGCGCTGGTAGTCGTTAAATGTCCAATCTTTGCGTTGATCATTGGAAGGTTCGCCAAACTCGTTCACCATGCGGCGCATGGCCGGTAGGCTCTCGATGATGGTCTTGCCATTGTCGAAGTCTTTTTCCAAAATGGCTTTGTAGGTGTCTTTATGCTCCGCTTTGATGCGTCCGGTGCCTATGGCGCTGGTAAGCATACTCTCGATAGCTACTGTGTGCGCCTCTTTTTCTTTGTTCTCGTAGTCGGCCACCTTAGCTTTCAGGGCTTTGTTTTCGGCTTCCAGGGCATCGGCACGGCTTTTTTCGGTATCGGCAGCATCCTGCATGCTTTCTACCACCTTCACAGCCTCGTCCTCGTTGGCTTCGTTTTTCAAACCCAGTTTTTGAAATAGGTTTTTCATGTTCGGTTTACTTAGTAAATTATTGAATTGATTAAAAATTACGGCTGCTTTATTTTGCCCGTCAAGTTGCGCTGGCAGCTTTACCTTTACGCCGTCGAATATCTCTGTAATTATTCCGGCTTTTAATGCCTCATCAGCGGTGATCCAATGATCCTGCCCGTCCATGTACAGTGCTTTCACCTCATCAGGCTCAATAGCCATGCCCTCGGCAAGTATATCTACAAGGATGTTTTCTACCTTTTCCATATCGGCAGCAGCGCGTGCCATATCTGTAGCATTGCCATAACCGCCTCCCGATGCCCGGTGAAGCATCAGCATTGCATAGCGGTTCATCTTTACCGGTTTGCCACAGAGTGCGATTATTGCGGCCATGCTCGCAGCTACTCCGTCGATGTAAATAGTGATGTTGGCTGCGCTGTTGCGGATGATGTTAAAAATGGCAATACCCTCGAACACCTCGCCCCCGTTGGAGTTGATGTGTACGTTAATGTTTTTGTAACGATTCTCGGCATCGGCAAAATCGTTGGCAAAGCCCCTGCTATTCACGTCCTCGCTGTACGAGCTTATTATGCCGTAAAGCAATATCTTGCAGGTGTCTGCCGAGGTAGCATGTATGTTATAGTATCTTGCCATCGTTTAATTTCCTTCGCAAGCGGCTTCGCAACCTTCGCAATTGATTATCTTTTTGTTTACGTGCATGTGTCAACCTTTTTTAATTATTGCGGCAAATCGTCTTATTTCGCCTCCATTTTCTGCTGCAAATATGATATACATTGAGCTTTAATTGCAAATCCTTAGTTTTCCATTTAGTTAAATCCCGAAATGGTTTAGTTAAATCCCGAAATGACAAACTAACTATTTGTGCGCAAACCCGCGTGTGTCTATGTTTGTGGAAAATTTAAAAAACAAAATGGCACAATTTAGCAAGGCAGAACGCGAAAACAAAATCAGCTATGCCAAAAAGCTCTATGTAAAAGGCTTCGACTACCACACCATCGCCGACATGCTTGGTGTGTCGGAGCTAACGGTAAGCCGGTGGTCGCAAGAGCGCGATTTTGAAACAGCACGGCGCGCATCGCTCATTAGCCTGGCCGAAATTCGCAACGCCATCCTGAACACTTACGACCAGATGTCGCGCGGCGAAAAACCCACCTTCTCGCCAGACCAGATCGTTAAGCTCACCTCTTCGCTCGAAAAACTCTCGCCGGTCAATAAATCCCTGGCCTGGGTGGCAGAGGGTTTCGACCAGTTGGCCGACAGCTACCTGGCCGAGGTGCAGCGCACCAAAAGCGAAAAGGGCAAGCAGCGGCTTTATGAGGAACTGAAAAGCGTGCGCCGACACATGGACAAGGTGATGGACAAAGTAAATAAGGAGGTGCTGGATGGATAGCGTTAAAGAAATACGCAGCCGCTTCGCCGCCCGTTCGCAGGAAATTTACGAAAGTACCTGGCAAAACTTCCTGCAGGAATCAGAAGAGGACAAACAGAAACGCATAGCCTTGCTTTTAAAAGACTATGCTGCTTTTGTTTCGTATTACTTCCCGGCATGGGCTACCTCGGGTAGTGGCAAATTTCATGTAGCTGCCGCAAACCGAACCGCCCGCGAAGGCAAACTGATGGCTGTCTTTGAGTGGGCGCGAGGCCATGCCAAATCCACCCATTTTGATATTATGATACCCCTGTGGCTGAAAGCAAAAAAAATGCTGCATGTAATGGTACTGGTAGGCAAAAATGAAAAGAACGCCCAGACCCTGCTTAGCGACCTGCAAGCCGAATTGCAAAACAACCGCCGCTACATTGCCGACTTTGGCGAACAACTGCTGTGGGGCAACTGGGAGGAGGGCCGCTTTGCTACCCAGGACGGCTGTGGCTTTTTTGCCCTGGGACGTGGCCAAAGCCCCAGGGGATTGCGCTACCGCCAGCACCGCCCCGATTACATCGTGCTTGACGATGTGGACGATGACGAGCTGTGCCGCAACCCCGACCGCGTGACACAGATTACCGACTGGGCTTTAAAAGCCCTATACTTTGCCATGGACATGGGCAGGGGCAGATTTATCGTGGTAGGAAACCGCATAAGCCACAACAGCCTGGTGGCTCGACTGGCCGATATGCACGGGGTTTATCACGACCGTGTGAATGCACTCGACGATAAAGGCGATCCGGCGTGGCCCGAAAAATACAGCAAAGAGGAGATACAAGCTGTGGCCGATAAGCTGGGCTACCGTGCCTCGCAGCAGGAACTCTTTAACAACCCTATTACCGAGGGTGCCGTGTTTAAGCGCGACTGGATCATCTATGCGCCGGCTCCACGCATCAACACCTATAATACGATTGTCAGCTACTGCGACCCAAGCTTTAAAAACAGCCGCACCAGCGACTACAAAGCCATCATCACCATAGGCAGAAAGGATAAGAACTACTACATCATCAACAGCTTTGTGCGCAAATGCAGTATAGGTGAAATGGTGCGCTACTGGCTCGACTTCCACCAGAACCTGCCACAAACAGCACTGGTGGGCTACTACATGGAGGCCAACTTTTTGCAGGATTTAATCCTCGACGAGTTTCAGAAAGAAGGCATTACCCGGGGCTGGCAGTTCCCTGTAAGAGCCGATGCACGCAAAAAACCAGATAAGTTTGCCCGCATCGAAGCCATCAGCCCCCTGTTTGAACGCAACCTGGTGCTCTTCGATGAACGCCTTAAAACCTGCCCCGACACCGAGCGCCTTATCGACCAGCTCTTGAGCTTTGAAAAAGGAAGCCGCGCACACGACGACGGACCCGATGCCGTAGAAGGTGCCGTGTGGATTATAAACAACAAGCTCCGCGAATCAACGCCGCCGGTACACATCCGCCGTAATCCATTCACCAACCCAAAAAGATTTTAGGAATGTAAAGACGCACGGACGTGCGTTTCGTCAACATATACAAAACAGACCACATGAACACATTCATCACCGAAACCGACTACGATGCCGCCATCCATACCGAGATACTCAACGCCATCACACGAACCGAGAGTGGGCTGCTCGAGATAATAGAAGCCCAGGCCGTGGAGGAGATAGCCGGATACCTGGCATCACGATACGACACTACGAAAATATTCAATAAAACAGGCTCCGACCGCCACAGCCTGCTGCTTATGTTTGCCATCGACATAACGCTGTACCACCTGCATGCCATACACAACCCCGTAAAGTTCCCTATGGTGCGCAAGGACAGGTACGAACGCGCTATCGACTGGCTAAAGCAAGTGCAGGATGGCCAGATAAACCCGACCGGCCTGCCACTGGCTACCGGAACAGGCGGCGACCAGGGCGGAGCTATCAACTATGCTATTGCATCAAACCCAAAACGAAATAACCATTACTAATAATCATGGCAGTAAAAAAAGCAGAATCCAAAAACCTGGTCATACAGCAGGTCATATTTTCGCAGCCTAAGCGCGACAACCTCGACATTGCTA contains these protein-coding regions:
- a CDS encoding phage protein Gp36 family protein; the protein is MNTFITETDYDAAIHTEILNAITRTESGLLEIIEAQAVEEIAGYLASRYDTTKIFNKTGSDRHSLLLMFAIDITLYHLHAIHNPVKFPMVRKDRYERAIDWLKQVQDGQINPTGLPLATGTGGDQGGAINYAIASNPKRNNHY
- the terL gene encoding phage terminase large subunit gives rise to the protein MDSVKEIRSRFAARSQEIYESTWQNFLQESEEDKQKRIALLLKDYAAFVSYYFPAWATSGSGKFHVAAANRTAREGKLMAVFEWARGHAKSTHFDIMIPLWLKAKKMLHVMVLVGKNEKNAQTLLSDLQAELQNNRRYIADFGEQLLWGNWEEGRFATQDGCGFFALGRGQSPRGLRYRQHRPDYIVLDDVDDDELCRNPDRVTQITDWALKALYFAMDMGRGRFIVVGNRISHNSLVARLADMHGVYHDRVNALDDKGDPAWPEKYSKEEIQAVADKLGYRASQQELFNNPITEGAVFKRDWIIYAPAPRINTYNTIVSYCDPSFKNSRTSDYKAIITIGRKDKNYYIINSFVRKCSIGEMVRYWLDFHQNLPQTALVGYYMEANFLQDLILDEFQKEGITRGWQFPVRADARKKPDKFARIEAISPLFERNLVLFDERLKTCPDTERLIDQLLSFEKGSRAHDDGPDAVEGAVWIINNKLRESTPPVHIRRNPFTNPKRF
- a CDS encoding head maturation protease, ClpP-related encodes the protein MARYYNIHATSADTCKILLYGIISSYSEDVNSRGFANDFADAENRYKNINVHINSNGGEVFEGIAIFNIIRNSAANITIYIDGVAASMAAIIALCGKPVKMNRYAMLMLHRASGGGYGNATDMARAAADMEKVENILVDILAEGMAIEPDEVKALYMDGQDHWITADEALKAGIITEIFDGVKVKLPAQLDGQNKAAVIFNQFNNLLSKPNMKNLFQKLGLKNEANEDEAVKVVESMQDAADTEKSRADALEAENKALKAKVADYENKEKEAHTVAIESMLTSAIGTGRIKAEHKDTYKAILEKDFDNGKTIIESLPAMRRMVNEFGEPSNDQRKDWTFNDYQRKAPKELVAMKANDPERFKALYKNEYGNEIKL